GGCTTAACTGGGCCGTTAATCGCGTAATCAATCGCGCCAATGCCCATAGGGCCAGCACACGCTAGAAGTGCTAGCGCACCACCTTCTTTAATACCCATTTGGTGCTCGTACACGTAAGGCGTGGTGTGGTAGCTCGCATGGAAAGCACCGATGATGCAAGACATTGGCTCCGCAAGTGATGCATTTGCGTAGTAAGAGCTCTGATATGGCAGCACACAGTCTAAATCAATCGCAACTTTAGGGATGATTGAGTAGGTTGCATTACCACCAAATGTCTCGTAGCTGTAGCCTGCTGAATATCCTGTAGGTAGGCCCATTGCTGGCTGCAGTACGAATGGTTCACCTGGTTTGAAACGGTCTTGTAAGTTAGCGCCCACTTCTACAATCACGCCTGCATATTCATGACCCGTCATCACAGGCACTTCTGAAATGTTCTCTGGCACACGCTTGTGGTTGCTACCGAGTAACGCCGCTTTGTAAGTCGATAAACAGATGCTGTTTGAAACGTTTTTAACCAGCAGTTCATCATCTGAAATCTTTGGCAGATCGAAGGTTCTTAGTTGAACGTCTTTCTCACCACAAATTACCGCTGCAGTTGTTTGAACCATGATTTTATCTCCGAAAAGTGGGGCCAATACCTGACCCCAGACTATTAATTAAGCTTGCTGACCGATGGTGTCCATTAGGTTGTCTAATGCTGGGTCATGTAGGAAGTTCTTGATAGTCACCACAGGAAGACCTGTTGCTTTGACTGCGCGACTCTCAAGGCTCTCGTGGGTCACCACCACGTCCGCGTTGCTTGGAACTTTCTCGATTGCGAAGTTCTTCACTTCAACATTAAAGCCGGCTTTTTCGAGTTTGCGCTTGAAGGTTGATGCTCCCATCGCGCTTGAACCCATGCCTGCATCACATGCAAAGGCGACGAATTTGATGTCTTTAGCTTCTGCTTTTACCGCTACTGTTGGAGCTTTAGCGACTGCGCCTTCTGCTTTCATGTCCTTCATGTCAGTAACAGATTGCTCGAACTCATCTTCAGATTCTGTCTTCTTGCTCACTTTCAGGATTGCACTTGCCACAAGGAAAGACACAATTGTTGCTGTTGTTACACCGGCGATGGTTGCGAAGAAGCTGCCTTTTGGTGTTAGTGCTAGGTAAGAGAAGATTGAACCTGGGCTTGGACCTGCAACCAGACCACCATCAAGTAGGTTGAAGGTTGCAATACCTGTCGCTGCACCTGCAATCATCGCGAGAATCATGATTGGCTTCATTAGCACGTATGGGAAGTACAGCTCATGAATACCACCGAAGAAGTGGATGATGATTGCACTTGGTGCTGATTTCTTACTTAGACCTTGACCGAATTTCGCGTAAGCTAGAAGCATACCCAGACCAGGACCAGGGTTAGACGCCACCATAAAGAAGATAGATTTGCCTGTTTCAGCTGCTGCTTGCAGACCTAGAGGGTAGTAAATACCTTGGTCGATAGCGTTGTTCAGGAACAGTACTTTTGCTGGCTCGTTAATAATCGCAAGTAAAGGTAGGAAGCCAGTCGCAACTAACGCTTCGATGCCAGATTTAACGAACAGGTTCGCTGCCGTTACTGATGGTCCAACAATCGCGTAAGCAAACAGACACATCAACATGCCGAAGATACCTAGCGAGAAGTTGTTCACTACCATCTCAAAGCCAGAAGGGATCTTGTCTTGTAGGCGTTTGTCAATTTGAACAATCATCCAGCCACTTAGTGGGCCCATGATCATTGCACCAACAAACATTGGAATCTCGGCACCAGCGATAACACCCATAGTACCGATAGCACCCGCTACAGCACCACGCTTGTCACCGACAATTTGACCACCGGTATAACCAATAAGTAACGGTAATAAATAGGTAATCATCGGACCAACAAGTTCACCGAAATATTCATTCGGCATCCAACCTGTTGGGATAAATAATGCAGTAATAAAGCCCCATGCAATGAAGGCTCCGATATTTGGCAATACCATGGCAGTCAAATGACCGCCAAAAGCTTGCACTTTGGCTCTTATATTTGTAGACACGTTATATTCCTTATTTCAAAGGTTATTATTAGTAACTTTTAATAATTTCAAGTACTTCAGCTTTTGAAGAAGAAGCTGCCAGTTTGGCAATGTTTTCTTCATCAACCAACATTTCGCTCAGCGCTTGAATAACCTCGATGTGTGTATCTGAATCCTTTGCAGCTAATGTTAATAGAACATTGGCCGGTCCCATATCAGAACCGAAATCCACAGGGTTAGAAAAGACATGAATGCCAAGGCCTGTCTTTAATACTCCGGC
The window above is part of the Vibrio chagasii genome. Proteins encoded here:
- a CDS encoding PTS mannitol transporter subunit IICB → MVLPNIGAFIAWGFITALFIPTGWMPNEYFGELVGPMITYLLPLLIGYTGGQIVGDKRGAVAGAIGTMGVIAGAEIPMFVGAMIMGPLSGWMIVQIDKRLQDKIPSGFEMVVNNFSLGIFGMLMCLFAYAIVGPSVTAANLFVKSGIEALVATGFLPLLAIINEPAKVLFLNNAIDQGIYYPLGLQAAAETGKSIFFMVASNPGPGLGMLLAYAKFGQGLSKKSAPSAIIIHFFGGIHELYFPYVLMKPIMILAMIAGAATGIATFNLLDGGLVAGPSPGSIFSYLALTPKGSFFATIAGVTTATIVSFLVASAILKVSKKTESEDEFEQSVTDMKDMKAEGAVAKAPTVAVKAEAKDIKFVAFACDAGMGSSAMGASTFKRKLEKAGFNVEVKNFAIEKVPSNADVVVTHESLESRAVKATGLPVVTIKNFLHDPALDNLMDTIGQQA
- a CDS encoding PTS sugar transporter subunit IIA, translating into MLYDLIDHDLIDVINHSEYKWEDAVKETTRYLQDKGYVTDNYADAIIQSTHDNGPYYVLCPGIAMPHARPEAGVLKTGLGIHVFSNPVDFGSDMGPANVLLTLAAKDSDTHIEVIQALSEMLVDEENIAKLAASSSKAEVLEIIKSY